From a region of the Bacteroidales bacterium genome:
- a CDS encoding DUF4255 domain-containing protein, with protein sequence MIYESLQLIINELNHYLGSLSDQDSDMAVLGNVAQLESNLPGPNDGNALLNKIVLTLINLEEEKTLKNLPNYKINQNQTEFRNAPVHLNLYVLFSSTSTSYNNALIYLSRVVQFFQGKYVFTHKNSPQNNQPGLGMEDFRLILDLHSPTFEESNFLWSTLGGKQLPHVIYKMRLVAIDREQTDELRGVIEETNSNTKTKAQ encoded by the coding sequence ATGATATACGAATCGCTACAACTAATTATAAATGAATTGAATCATTATTTGGGATCGCTCTCAGATCAAGATTCAGATATGGCTGTTCTGGGGAATGTGGCGCAACTCGAGTCTAACCTGCCGGGACCCAACGATGGCAATGCCCTTCTTAACAAGATTGTACTGACCCTGATCAACCTGGAAGAAGAAAAGACCTTAAAAAATTTACCAAACTATAAAATCAATCAGAACCAAACGGAATTCAGGAATGCACCTGTGCATTTGAATCTTTATGTATTATTCAGTTCAACCAGCACTTCTTATAACAATGCGCTGATCTATCTGTCAAGGGTAGTCCAGTTCTTTCAGGGTAAATACGTGTTTACCCATAAAAATTCCCCCCAAAACAATCAGCCGGGTCTGGGGATGGAAGACTTCAGGCTTATTCTGGATTTGCACTCCCCTACTTTTGAAGAATCAAACTTTTTGTGGAGTACTTTGGGAGGGAAACAACTGCCTCATGTGATATATAAAATGAGGCTGGTTGCCATTGACCGTGAGCAAACCGATGAGCTCAGAGGCGTTATTGAAGAAACCAACAGCAACACCAAGACAAAAGCTCAATAA
- a CDS encoding class I SAM-dependent methyltransferase, whose product MFRSAGIVIVLSLLLVSCSKGQNLDVPYVSTPQSVVEKMLEVAEVGPGDYVIDLGCGDGRIVNSAAQRGAYGHGIDLDPERIREARSNARRSNVSDKVMFLQEDIFETVFSRANVITMYLLSSVNLKLRPRLLEELEPGTRIVSHDFNMGEWKPDKHFQVDNANINLGVWEIDNPIASDTHDIYYWIIPARVEGQWEWETNGESFTMTVEQEFQEIDPDISTGNTSLRIEETLLKGERISITAANHSNGNKYVYNGRVAEDKIIGTVQIRTDSYHTIANWSAELR is encoded by the coding sequence ATGTTCCGTTCTGCCGGAATTGTCATTGTTTTGTCATTGCTGCTTGTTTCCTGTTCCAAGGGTCAGAATCTGGACGTACCCTATGTTTCCACTCCCCAGAGTGTGGTAGAAAAAATGCTTGAAGTTGCAGAGGTCGGACCCGGAGATTATGTAATTGACCTGGGTTGCGGCGACGGGCGTATAGTTAATTCCGCGGCACAAAGAGGGGCTTACGGCCACGGGATAGACCTTGATCCCGAACGCATCAGGGAGGCCCGGTCGAATGCCCGTAGATCCAATGTGTCGGATAAAGTCATGTTTTTACAGGAAGATATATTTGAAACCGTTTTCAGCAGGGCCAATGTAATTACCATGTATCTGCTAAGCTCGGTGAATCTTAAGCTTCGCCCCCGCCTGCTGGAAGAGCTGGAACCGGGAACGCGTATAGTATCACACGATTTTAACATGGGCGAGTGGAAACCCGACAAACATTTTCAGGTCGACAATGCCAACATCAACCTGGGGGTATGGGAAATCGACAATCCTATTGCTTCGGACACCCATGATATTTATTACTGGATTATACCAGCAAGGGTTGAAGGCCAATGGGAATGGGAAACGAACGGTGAAAGCTTTACAATGACTGTCGAGCAGGAATTTCAGGAAATTGATCCCGACATTTCAACCGGAAATACCAGTTTGCGTATTGAGGAAACCCTGTTGAAAGGTGAAAGGATCAGTATAACTGCAGCCAATCATTCCAATGGGAATAAGTATGTTTACAACGGGCGTGTTGCAGAGGATAAAATAATCGGTACTGTGCAAATCCGGACAGACAGTTATCATACCATAGCAAACTGGTCCGCCGAACTGAGGTAA